Proteins encoded in a region of the Streptomyces violaceoruber genome:
- a CDS encoding LysR family transcriptional regulator, translating to MDVEALRTFVVVAGTGQFQAAADELGISQQAVSKRIAALERHVAVTLVVRSSRGSRLSLDGQVFLPHAKKVLTAVEQAERAVNPGSRPLRVDVLNRRISPAQAVYRFYRSRPETDLDAVTLDKENAAQAAQAVLEGVVDASFRALPADRVPTGITAERLLDEPLELLVGPGHPLADAPRISPVDLAGHRIWIPGIRPGTEWAAFYQALSEAFGLSIDALGPNFGDEALMDALADSASLATLVGRGDRYLWPRTHDLRRIPLHDPTPFYPHLLLFRTGDRHPVLTALRDHLRTTAPRTPHDAWTPDWTVTVH from the coding sequence GTGGATGTGGAAGCGCTGCGGACGTTCGTGGTCGTCGCCGGGACCGGTCAGTTCCAGGCCGCCGCCGACGAGCTGGGGATCAGCCAGCAGGCGGTCTCCAAGCGGATCGCGGCCCTGGAGAGGCATGTCGCGGTCACGCTCGTGGTGCGAAGTTCCCGAGGCTCCCGGCTGAGCCTGGACGGGCAGGTCTTCCTGCCGCACGCCAAGAAGGTCCTGACCGCCGTCGAGCAGGCCGAGCGGGCCGTCAACCCCGGAAGCCGCCCGTTGCGCGTCGATGTCCTCAATCGGCGCATCTCCCCCGCCCAGGCCGTCTACCGGTTCTACCGCTCCCGCCCCGAGACGGACCTGGACGCGGTCACGCTGGACAAGGAGAACGCCGCACAGGCCGCACAGGCGGTGCTCGAAGGGGTGGTCGACGCGTCCTTCCGCGCCTTGCCGGCAGACCGGGTCCCGACCGGGATCACCGCCGAACGACTCCTGGACGAACCCCTGGAACTGCTCGTCGGCCCCGGCCACCCGCTGGCCGACGCGCCCCGGATCAGCCCGGTGGACCTGGCCGGCCACCGCATCTGGATCCCCGGGATCAGGCCGGGCACGGAGTGGGCCGCGTTCTACCAGGCACTGTCCGAGGCCTTCGGCCTGAGCATCGACGCGCTCGGCCCCAACTTCGGTGACGAGGCCCTGATGGACGCGCTGGCCGACTCGGCCTCACTGGCCACCCTCGTCGGGCGGGGAGACCGGTATCTGTGGCCCCGAACCCACGATCTGCGGCGCATCCCGTTGCACGACCCGACGCCGTTCTACCCGCACCTGCTGCTGTTCCGCACCGGAGACCGGCACCCCGTGCTGACCGCGCTGCGTGACCACCTGCGCACCACGGCCCCGCGCACCCCGCACGACGCGTGGACGCCGGACTGGACAGTGACAGTGCACTGA
- a CDS encoding iron-sulfur cluster assembly protein — translation MWAAQLEVAARAALDTVYDPELDEPVTDLGFVRSLTAEDGRVTVHLRLPTSFCSPNFAYLMASDAKDALSALPGAREVTVLLDDHHDSDLINRGLAADAGYRGTFGHEAEQDLEELRGIFRRKAHTAAMERALTALLRARPDLAEEQLGDVVLGDLPDTSATRALLRRRAALGLGTAPADPALVDDDGRPCPRGEVPLRLRFARSVRISIDGNAHFCRGLLRTRYPQSAADQSARPEEFPAGGEPVGAGETVPAGELFRLSAPAKENVS, via the coding sequence ATGTGGGCCGCGCAACTCGAGGTGGCGGCGCGCGCCGCGCTCGACACGGTGTACGACCCCGAGCTGGACGAGCCCGTCACCGACCTCGGCTTCGTGCGCTCGCTGACCGCCGAGGACGGCCGCGTCACCGTGCACCTGCGGCTGCCGACCTCGTTCTGCTCACCGAACTTCGCCTACCTCATGGCCTCCGACGCCAAGGACGCGCTCAGCGCCCTGCCCGGTGCCCGGGAGGTCACGGTCCTGCTCGACGACCACCACGACTCCGATCTCATCAACCGGGGGCTGGCCGCCGACGCCGGGTACCGCGGCACCTTCGGCCACGAGGCGGAGCAGGACCTGGAGGAGCTGCGGGGCATCTTCCGGCGCAAGGCGCACACCGCCGCGATGGAACGGGCGCTCACCGCGCTGCTGCGCGCCCGGCCCGACCTGGCCGAGGAACAGCTCGGCGACGTCGTCCTCGGCGACCTGCCGGACACCTCTGCCACCCGGGCACTGCTGCGCCGCCGCGCCGCCCTCGGGCTCGGCACCGCCCCTGCCGACCCGGCGCTCGTGGACGACGACGGCCGGCCCTGCCCGCGGGGGGAGGTCCCGTTGCGGCTGCGGTTCGCCCGCTCCGTGCGCATCTCCATCGACGGCAACGCCCACTTCTGCCGGGGCCTGCTGCGCACCCGGTACCCGCAGTCCGCGGCCGACCAGTCCGCGCGCCCGGAGGAGTTCCCCGCGGGCGGGGAACCCGTAGGGGCCGGGGAAACCGTACCCGCGGGTGAGCTCTTCCGGCTCTCCGCTCCGGCGAAGGAGAACGTCTCGTGA
- a CDS encoding Gfo/Idh/MocA family protein, translated as MNTPGSALADLARSGRPIGVGVIGLGAHGSWAERSHLPALRAVGGFELRALSTSSKQSAERSGHKHGVRRAFGTAAELAACDEVDLVVVAVKVPHHRELVRTVLNAGKSVLCEWPLGNGLAEAEDMARLARAHAVPTVVGLQARSHPAFAYTRHLVADGYVGEVLSTTVVGSGGAWGATVGPADHHVLDAANGATLLTVPFGHALDGVASVLGEPEELRIQAASRRTSAVDTETGRPVPMTAADQVVASGRLPGGAVATFHYRGGMSRGTNFRWEINGTEGDLVLTAPVGHPQLSPLTLEGGRGTSTALAPLMVPEAYARVARLEPRADAPAYAVAHAYQRFLDDLREGTAHVPDFAHGVVRHRSIEQYLP; from the coding sequence ATGAACACACCCGGGTCAGCGCTTGCCGACCTGGCCCGCTCCGGCAGGCCCATCGGCGTGGGAGTCATAGGACTCGGGGCGCACGGGAGCTGGGCCGAACGCTCTCACCTCCCCGCCCTGCGTGCCGTCGGGGGATTCGAGCTGCGGGCCCTGAGTACGAGTTCGAAGCAATCGGCGGAGCGCTCCGGACACAAGCACGGTGTGCGCCGTGCCTTCGGTACGGCCGCCGAACTGGCGGCCTGCGACGAGGTGGACCTCGTGGTCGTGGCGGTGAAGGTGCCGCACCACCGGGAACTCGTACGGACGGTGCTGAACGCCGGCAAGAGCGTGCTGTGCGAGTGGCCGCTGGGCAACGGGCTCGCCGAGGCGGAGGACATGGCGCGGTTGGCTCGCGCTCACGCCGTACCGACCGTCGTCGGTCTCCAGGCACGGTCCCACCCGGCGTTCGCCTACACCCGGCATCTCGTGGCCGACGGTTACGTGGGGGAGGTGCTGTCCACGACGGTCGTCGGCTCCGGCGGCGCTTGGGGCGCCACCGTCGGCCCCGCCGACCACCATGTACTCGACGCGGCGAACGGCGCGACGCTGCTGACCGTTCCCTTCGGTCACGCCCTCGACGGAGTCGCGTCGGTCCTCGGAGAGCCCGAGGAACTGCGGATCCAGGCGGCGTCCCGGCGTACGTCGGCCGTGGACACCGAGACCGGGCGGCCCGTGCCGATGACCGCCGCAGACCAGGTGGTGGCCTCGGGACGGCTGCCGGGCGGAGCGGTCGCCACATTCCACTACCGCGGAGGAATGTCCCGGGGAACCAATTTCCGCTGGGAGATCAACGGCACCGAGGGCGACCTCGTCCTCACCGCCCCGGTCGGCCACCCGCAGCTCAGCCCGCTCACCCTGGAGGGCGGCCGCGGAACGTCCACCGCCCTCGCACCCCTGATGGTGCCGGAAGCGTACGCCCGTGTCGCGCGACTGGAACCCCGGGCCGACGCGCCGGCCTATGCGGTCGCCCACGCCTACCAACGGTTCCTGGACGACCTGCGGGAGGGCACCGCACACGTACCCGACTTCGCGCACGGCGTCGTCCGCCACCGCAGCATTGAGCAGTACCTGCCCTGA
- a CDS encoding sugar O-acetyltransferase, producing the protein MYVHTPEFARHAERIVEVTDATSRLNVLPFSDSAGRSELLSVVFGGPLPESVTIYPPFFTEYGLNTTFGENVFVNQGCTFMDKGGIRIGNRVMIAPKASLITGGHPLPLAERRAHLSFAPIVVEDDVWIGTAAVITQGVTIGAGAVVAAGAVVTRDVPAGTVVAGVPARVIKQIG; encoded by the coding sequence ATGTATGTCCATACGCCCGAGTTCGCACGTCATGCGGAGCGGATCGTGGAGGTGACCGATGCGACGTCTCGACTGAACGTGCTTCCGTTCAGCGACAGTGCAGGTCGTTCGGAACTACTTTCCGTTGTGTTCGGAGGCCCGCTGCCGGAATCGGTGACGATCTACCCGCCGTTCTTCACCGAGTACGGGCTGAACACGACGTTCGGGGAGAACGTCTTCGTCAATCAGGGATGCACCTTCATGGACAAGGGAGGCATCCGCATCGGGAACCGAGTCATGATCGCCCCGAAGGCCAGCCTCATCACCGGAGGCCATCCGCTGCCCCTGGCCGAGCGCCGCGCACACCTCTCCTTCGCCCCGATCGTCGTCGAGGACGACGTGTGGATCGGCACGGCCGCCGTGATCACGCAGGGGGTGACCATCGGTGCGGGCGCGGTAGTGGCTGCCGGTGCGGTGGTCACCCGTGATGTCCCTGCGGGCACCGTCGTCGCGGGAGTGCCCGCCCGCGTGATCAAGCAGATCGGCTGA
- a CDS encoding NAD(P)-dependent alcohol dehydrogenase, producing MKAVQVVGYGKNLEMAEVPAPEVTGPYDVIVRIGGAGVCRTDLHILEGQWAEKSGVELPYTIGHENAGWVHAVGSAVTNVSEGDKVIVHPLITCGLCRACRAGDDVHCENNRFPGIDTAGGYAEYLKTSARSVVRLDDSLEPADVAALADAGLTAYHAAAKAARRLRPGDRCVVIGAGGLGHIGIQVLGALTAAEIVVVDRNPDAVDLAVSVGADHGVLADGGHVDRVRELTGGHGAEAVIDFVGEGGSTGDGIGMLRRAGDYHVVGYGENIDVPTIDVISAEINFIGNLVGSYNDLCELMVLAARGRVRLHTAKYSLDRFQDALDDLDGGRIRGRAILVP from the coding sequence GTGAAAGCAGTCCAGGTGGTGGGCTACGGCAAGAACCTCGAGATGGCCGAGGTCCCGGCCCCCGAGGTCACCGGCCCGTACGACGTGATCGTCAGGATCGGCGGCGCCGGGGTGTGCCGTACCGACCTCCACATCCTGGAGGGGCAGTGGGCCGAGAAGTCGGGGGTGGAGCTGCCGTACACGATCGGTCACGAGAACGCCGGGTGGGTGCACGCGGTCGGCAGCGCCGTCACCAACGTGTCCGAGGGCGACAAGGTCATCGTGCACCCGCTGATCACCTGCGGGCTGTGCCGGGCGTGCCGGGCCGGTGACGATGTGCACTGCGAGAACAACCGGTTCCCGGGCATCGACACCGCGGGCGGTTACGCCGAGTATCTGAAGACCTCCGCGCGCAGTGTCGTACGGCTCGACGACTCCCTCGAACCGGCGGACGTCGCCGCTCTCGCCGACGCGGGCCTCACGGCGTACCACGCGGCGGCCAAGGCGGCCCGGAGACTGAGGCCGGGCGACCGCTGCGTCGTGATCGGCGCGGGCGGTCTCGGGCACATCGGCATCCAGGTGCTGGGCGCCCTCACCGCCGCCGAGATCGTCGTCGTCGACCGCAATCCCGACGCGGTCGACCTGGCCGTCTCCGTCGGGGCCGACCACGGTGTCCTCGCCGACGGCGGCCACGTGGACCGGGTGCGCGAGCTGACCGGCGGGCACGGAGCGGAAGCGGTGATCGACTTCGTCGGTGAGGGCGGCTCCACCGGGGACGGCATCGGCATGCTGCGTCGGGCCGGCGACTACCACGTGGTCGGTTACGGCGAGAACATCGACGTCCCGACCATCGACGTCATCTCCGCCGAGATCAACTTCATCGGCAACCTCGTCGGTTCCTACAACGACCTGTGCGAGCTGATGGTCCTCGCGGCGCGGGGCCGCGTGCGCCTGCACACCGCCAAGTACTCTCTCGACCGATTCCAGGACGCCCTGGACGACCTGGACGGCGGCCGCATCCGGGGCCGCGCGATCCTTGTCCCGTGA
- a CDS encoding acetoin reductase, with product MTSVDNATPRTAVVTGAARGIGRGIAERLAEDGLDVVVADLPGMAEELGAVAAGIEKTGRRALAVHADVTSKEQTDALVAAAADRFGRIDVYVANAGIARVTPLLETDLDEFEQVMAVNLRGVFLSYQAAARQMIAQGGGGKIIGAASIVAHRPFALLGAYSASKWGVRGLTQAAAMEWARHGITVNAYCPGIVGTDMWDLIDERLAEEAGIEKGQAIKKHAESIALGRVEEPADVAAFVSYLASRDSDYMTGQSVMIDGGIQFA from the coding sequence ATGACTTCCGTCGACAACGCCACCCCCCGTACCGCCGTCGTCACCGGCGCGGCCCGGGGCATCGGCCGCGGCATCGCCGAACGGCTGGCCGAGGACGGTCTGGACGTGGTCGTCGCCGACCTCCCCGGCATGGCCGAGGAGTTGGGCGCGGTGGCGGCCGGCATCGAGAAGACGGGCCGCCGGGCCCTCGCCGTGCACGCCGACGTGACCAGCAAGGAACAGACCGACGCACTGGTCGCCGCGGCGGCGGACCGCTTCGGCCGGATCGACGTCTACGTGGCCAACGCCGGTATCGCCCGGGTGACCCCGCTGCTGGAGACCGACCTCGACGAGTTCGAGCAGGTCATGGCCGTGAACCTGCGCGGTGTCTTCCTCTCCTACCAGGCCGCCGCGCGGCAGATGATCGCCCAGGGCGGCGGCGGCAAGATCATCGGCGCCGCCTCGATCGTCGCGCACCGCCCCTTCGCGCTGCTCGGCGCCTACTCGGCGTCGAAGTGGGGCGTACGCGGGCTGACCCAGGCTGCGGCGATGGAGTGGGCGCGCCACGGCATCACCGTCAACGCGTACTGCCCGGGCATCGTCGGCACCGACATGTGGGACCTGATCGACGAGCGGCTGGCCGAGGAGGCGGGCATCGAGAAGGGCCAGGCCATCAAGAAGCACGCGGAGTCGATCGCCCTCGGCCGGGTCGAGGAACCCGCCGACGTAGCGGCCTTCGTCTCCTACCTGGCCTCACGGGACTCGGACTACATGACCGGCCAGTCGGTGATGATCGACGGCGGTATCCAGTTCGCCTGA
- a CDS encoding MarR family winged helix-turn-helix transcriptional regulator, which translates to MSTRGRAPDPQEGTSEAALDPIGLWSAFKRAHEVVRTRVIADAAEAAGLSEPDLTILADLNKAGGALRQSELAASLGWDRTRVSHQLTRMSKRELVTRRRANGVIVALTDAGHQAITAVYPGLDAAVRRHFTDKLSTQEVETLAAVLDRL; encoded by the coding sequence ATGTCAACACGCGGCCGGGCTCCCGATCCGCAGGAGGGCACGAGCGAGGCAGCACTGGATCCCATCGGTCTGTGGTCCGCCTTCAAGCGCGCCCACGAGGTGGTCCGAACCCGCGTGATAGCCGACGCCGCGGAGGCGGCGGGCCTCTCCGAGCCGGACCTGACCATCCTCGCCGACCTCAACAAGGCGGGAGGCGCCTTGCGCCAGAGCGAACTCGCCGCGTCGCTCGGCTGGGACCGCACCCGCGTCTCCCACCAGCTCACCCGCATGAGCAAGCGCGAACTCGTCACCCGGCGGCGCGCCAACGGCGTGATCGTCGCTCTCACGGACGCCGGGCATCAGGCCATCACCGCCGTGTACCCCGGCCTGGACGCCGCGGTACGCCGCCACTTCACCGACAAGCTCTCCACGCAGGAGGTCGAAACACTGGCCGCCGTCCTGGACCGGCTGTAA
- a CDS encoding amidohydrolase family protein, which produces MYSKDGENYFIVDAHVALWDARRENQRNIHGKQFIDCFYDYHRNLSPASELWPYEDFLYQGGERLMKDLFTDGYVDHAIFQPAHLGAFYNTGFGQTEDAFALTRKHPGMLTYNHCFDPRFEEAGLKQLREDAARFGLKGVKLYTAEWKGDSRGYKLSDPWTYRYLDACRELGIKNIHVHKGPTIRPLDRDAFDVADVDAAASDFTDLNFVVEHCGLPRLEDFCWIATQEPNVHAGLAVAIPFMHTRPRYFAQIIGELLYWLDEDRIQFSSDYALWTPRWIVEQFVDFRIPDDMTGEYPQLTVAQKKKILGLNAAAMYDIEVPAGLGLAEPAVV; this is translated from the coding sequence ATGTATTCCAAGGACGGCGAGAACTATTTCATCGTGGACGCGCACGTCGCCCTCTGGGACGCGCGCCGCGAGAACCAGCGCAACATCCACGGCAAGCAGTTCATCGACTGCTTCTACGACTACCACCGCAACCTGAGCCCGGCGTCGGAGCTCTGGCCGTACGAGGACTTCCTGTACCAGGGCGGCGAGCGGCTGATGAAGGACCTGTTCACCGACGGGTACGTGGACCACGCGATCTTCCAGCCGGCGCATCTCGGGGCGTTCTACAACACCGGCTTCGGGCAGACCGAGGATGCCTTCGCGCTCACGCGCAAGCATCCCGGCATGCTCACCTACAACCACTGCTTCGACCCGCGCTTCGAGGAGGCGGGCCTGAAGCAACTGCGCGAGGACGCCGCCCGCTTCGGCCTGAAGGGCGTCAAGCTCTACACCGCCGAGTGGAAGGGCGACTCCCGCGGCTACAAGCTCAGCGACCCGTGGACCTACCGCTACCTGGACGCCTGCCGGGAGCTGGGCATCAAGAACATCCACGTCCACAAGGGCCCCACCATCCGGCCGCTGGACCGGGACGCCTTCGACGTGGCCGACGTCGACGCGGCAGCCAGCGACTTCACCGACCTGAACTTCGTGGTCGAGCACTGCGGTCTGCCCCGCCTCGAGGACTTCTGCTGGATCGCCACCCAGGAGCCCAACGTGCACGCGGGGCTCGCCGTCGCGATCCCGTTCATGCACACCCGGCCCCGCTACTTCGCGCAGATCATCGGCGAGCTGCTGTACTGGCTGGACGAGGACCGCATCCAGTTCTCCAGCGACTACGCGCTGTGGACGCCCAGGTGGATCGTCGAGCAGTTCGTCGACTTCCGGATCCCCGACGACATGACGGGCGAGTACCCGCAGCTCACCGTCGCCCAGAAGAAGAAGATCCTCGGGCTGAACGCGGCCGCCATGTACGACATCGAGGTCCCGGCGGGCCTCGGACTCGCCGAGCCGGCGGTGGTCTGA
- a CDS encoding putative quinol monooxygenase yields the protein MIFITAKFRVLPEHADQWPQVVEDFTRATRAEPGCLWFDWSRSLDDPTEYVLVEAFRDDEAGAAHVGSAHFKAAQQTLPPHLATTPRIVNANVPQDDWSLLGEMAVDAG from the coding sequence TTGATCTTCATCACCGCGAAGTTCCGTGTCCTCCCCGAGCATGCCGACCAATGGCCGCAGGTCGTGGAGGACTTCACCCGCGCGACGCGGGCCGAACCGGGATGCCTGTGGTTCGACTGGTCCCGCAGCCTCGACGACCCGACCGAGTACGTCCTCGTGGAAGCCTTCCGGGACGACGAGGCCGGTGCGGCCCACGTGGGCTCGGCGCACTTCAAGGCGGCCCAGCAGACGCTGCCGCCCCACCTCGCGACGACCCCCAGGATCGTCAACGCCAACGTGCCCCAGGACGACTGGTCGCTGCTCGGCGAGATGGCGGTCGACGCGGGCTGA